The following are encoded in a window of Cygnus atratus isolate AKBS03 ecotype Queensland, Australia chromosome 8, CAtr_DNAZoo_HiC_assembly, whole genome shotgun sequence genomic DNA:
- the DYNLT5 gene encoding dynein light chain Tctex-type 5 isoform X1 has translation MRRGPGGSGTEPRCPPASSRRPSTASRPGEAQRAGEERGGGAGGCPLTGPAKRFPVGAVDAILRDVLRGYLQEQPYEPGVCREMAKTIAEVIKARVKDLLVPRYKIVVVTHIGQLNEQSMQIGSRCLWDPATDTLSSYVFKNTSLFALANVYAIYFE, from the exons ATGCGTCGCGGCCCGGGCGGTTCGGGCACGGagccccggtgtcccccggcCTCATCCCGGCGGCCCAGCACCGCCTCCCGGCCGGGCGAGGCGCAGCGGGCCGGggaggagcggggcggcggggccggcggctgcCCCCTCACGG GTCCCGCCAAGCGCTTTCCGGTGGGCGCGGTGGATGCCATCCTGCGGGACGTGCTGCGGGGAtacctgcaggagcagccctaCGAGCCAGGCGTGTGCAGGGAGATGGCGAAGACCATCGCCGAG GTTATCAAAGCTCGGGTAAAAGACCTTCTGGTGCCCAGGTACAAGATCGTTGTGGTTACACATATTGGGCAGCTGAATGAGCAGAGCATGCAGATCGGAAGCAGGTGCCTGTGGGATCCTGCGACTGATACACTTTCGTCGTATGTGTTCAAAAACACTTCACTGTTTGCTCTTGCAAATGTCTATGCTATCTATTTTGAATAA
- the DYNLT5 gene encoding dynein light chain Tctex-type 5 isoform X2, with translation MRRGPGGSGTEPRCPPASSRRPSTASRPGEAQRAGEERGGGAGGCPLTGPAKRFPVGAVDAILRDVLRGYLQEQPYEPGVCREMAKTIAEQVSVNAYGKVICALGRWHSGYQSSGKRPSGAQVQDRCGYTYWAAE, from the exons ATGCGTCGCGGCCCGGGCGGTTCGGGCACGGagccccggtgtcccccggcCTCATCCCGGCGGCCCAGCACCGCCTCCCGGCCGGGCGAGGCGCAGCGGGCCGGggaggagcggggcggcggggccggcggctgcCCCCTCACGG GTCCCGCCAAGCGCTTTCCGGTGGGCGCGGTGGATGCCATCCTGCGGGACGTGCTGCGGGGAtacctgcaggagcagccctaCGAGCCAGGCGTGTGCAGGGAGATGGCGAAGACCATCGCCGAG CAGGTAAGCGTGAATGCATATGGGAAGGTGATCTGTGCACTGGGAAGATGGCACTCAG GTTATCAAAGCTCGGGTAAAAGACCTTCTGGTGCCCAGGTACAAGATCGTTGTGGTTACACATATTGGGCAGCTGAATGA
- the INSL5 gene encoding insulin-like peptide INSL5: MRSTLLALAALALLAAAHQAHGEGNAVKLCGRDFVRAIVFTCGGSRWKRDLADYQYLFASNFYATESENPLPFSEESNGYADPLTYTDRRLGTDSEEILNIMPETKRDLQRTRKMSMLRKREVAKLLTTSCCSVGCSERDISSLC, from the exons ATGAGGAGCACGCTGCTGGCCCTCGCCGCGCTcgccctcctggctgcagcacaccAAGCCCACGGGGAGGGAAACGCCGTGAAGCTCTGCGGGAGAGACTTTGTCAGAGCCATCGTTTTCACCTGCGGTGGCTCTCGGTGGAAAAGGGACTTGGCCGATTACCAATACCTGTTCG CTTCTAATTTTTATGCAACAGAGAGTGAAAATCCCCTGCCCTTCTCTGAGGAGAGCAACGGTTATGCAGATCCCTTGACATACACGGACAGGAGGCTGGGGACTGACAGCGAGGAAATCCTTAACATCATGCCCGAGACAAAGCGAGACTTACAGCGCACCAGGAAAATGTCGATGCTGAGAAAGCGCGAAGTAGCCAAGTTGCTCACCACATCCTGCTGCAGCGTCGGCTGCAGCGAGAGAGATATAAGCTCGCTGTGCTAA
- the DNAI4 gene encoding dynein axonemal intermediate chain 4 — protein sequence MQGPGGARRLLGVRQGSGTSLGSQRKGSLASGAYTSRAARRRSQFTISYGKAADEGSPVDKKYAVRVFDDEGKDVTPHPLFRSDPDTAVPRQAKLLASSDYSGGVLSSFPMHQTGGDGSFVDPFSRRTCGNSSISKPNASTMEFMLDEIVEPGSQGDTAVSLSDVQVRREEVEEQLTEEDLDRRVDIYLTETETIWMLDIPSVVASVESEDAGRILERNKIYVDICKNRPGNDRFVEKMMQTINGAAKNKEVQCDKIVMEDKGMVVTSWDLYDSFNVSETEPTSKGEATNGKSSTSHMTKKHDQTASVTSARGNITSVTTLESAALARIHEEEKNRLEAILTSENFQQDLFFMERVLMENIFQPKLAAYRQFPVLIDPAVTSDNVSMVVAVKEAKQEEHDKGKKGKEEQKEALIDPSIPSDLNKALEETVPPSLEQLWSYTCDLTKGHSVSSMAWSKVNPDLLAVGYGAFDFKEQKKGLACCWSLKNPMWPERIFQCEHGVTALDFSMASPNLLAVGMYNGTITIYNVRSCTTTAILNSRDSSERHTGPVWQLKWLEQDRDTADDDKRERLISISADGRLTKWLIQKGLDCTDLMKIKRAGSEKKNLPCEKERKSVVLISRQAAGMCFDFHPKDTNFYLAGTEEGLIHKCSCSYDQQFLETYKGHKGPVYKVAWNPFSTDMFLSCSADWTIMLWHQNSQMPILTFSSTTTVVHDIMWSPKSVFIFAAANESRAEIWDLSVSILDPVITRFANPEAKFTSVLFAKNADCLLVGDSRGEVSVFELQNLAASSSTKVDALRDVISPALTT from the exons atgCAGGGCCCCGGCGGAGCCCGGCGGCTGCTCGG TGTCAGACAAGGATCGGGAACGAGCTTGGGCAGCCAGAGAAAAGGCAGCCTCGCAAGCGGCGCCTACACGAGCAGGGCAGCGAGACGCAGGAGCCAATTCACCATTTCCTATGGCAAAGCCGCGGACGAAGGCTCTCCCGTGGATAAGAAGTACGCTGTGCGG GTTTTTGATGATGAAGGGAAGGACGTGACCCCCCACCCGCTCTTCCGTTCAGATCCCGATACTGCTGTACCCAGGCAAGCCAAGCTCCTCGCATCGAGTGATTACTCTGGAGgtgttctttcctcttttcccatgCATCAGACAGGAGGGGACGGTAGTTTTGTAGACCCCTTCTCAAG AAGGACGTGTggaaacagcagtatttctAAACCAAACGCATCAACAATGGAGTTCATGCTAGATGAAATTGTAGAACCTGGCTCTCAGGGAGACACAGCTGTTAGCTTATCTG ATGTACAGGTGAGGCGAGAGGAGGTAGAAGAGCAACTGACAGAAGAAGACTTAGATAGGAGAGTGGATATTTATCTCACGGAGACGGAAACTATCTGGATGTTGGATATACCATCTGTTGTGGCGTCTGTAGAATCAGAAGATGCGGGAAGAATTCT gGAGCGTAATAAGATTTATGTTGACATTTGCAAAAATAGACCTGGTAATGATCGCTTTGTAGAAAAAATGATGCAAACCATTAACGGAGCTGCAAAGAACAAGGAAGTACAATGTGACAAAATCGTCATGGAAGATAAAG GGATGGTGGTCACTTCCTGGGACTTGTATGATTCCTTTAATGTATCAGAAACAGAACCTACATCAAAAGGAGAAGCCACAAATGGGAAGAGTAGCACATCTCATATGACTAAAAAGCATGACCAGACCGCATCTGTGACTTCTGCCAGAG GCAACATAACTTCTGTGACTACTTTGGAAAGTGCTGCTCTTGCCAGAATCcatgaagaggagaaaaaccgTTTAGAAGCTATATTGACATCAGAAAACTTTcagcaggatttatttttcatggagAGGGTtctaatggaaaatatttttcaacccAAACTCGCAGCTTATCGACAATTTCCTGTCCTTATAG ATCCTGCTGTTACATCAGACAATGTCAGTATGGTAGTTGCTGTGAAAGAAGCTAAACAGGAAGAGCATGACAAGGGAAAGAAGGGTaaggaagagcagaaggaagcacTTATTGACCCATCAATTCCGTCAGATCTAAATAAAGCCTTGGAAGAAACTGTGCCTCCCAGTTTGGAACAACTATGGTCATATACGTGTGATTTAACTAAGGGTCACAGTGTGAGCAGTATGGCTTGGAGCAAAGTAAACCCA GATCTTTTGGCTGTTGGTTATGGAGCGtttgattttaaagaacagaagaaaggctTGGCATGCTGTTGGTCATTGAAGAACCCCATG TGGCCAGAGCGTATTTTCCAGTGCGAGCATGGTGTTACTGCATTGGATTTTTCTATGGCAAGCCCGAACCTTTTAGCAGTTGGGATGTACAATGGTACCATCACAATCTATAATGTACGGAGTTGTACCACCACTGCAATTCTGAATAGCAG AGATTCTTCAGAAAGACATACAGGTCCTGTATGGCAACTGAAGTGGTTGGAACAGGACAGAGACACAGCAGATGATgacaagagagagagattaatCTCTATCTCAGCAGATGGCCGACTAACCAAGTGGCTTATACAGAAGGGACTAGATTGCACTG ACCTGATGAAAATAAAGCGAGCAggaagtgagaagaaaaacttaccatgtgagaaagaaaggaaaagtgtaGTTCTCATATCTCGGCAGGCAGCTGGAATGTGCTTCGACTTCCATCCAAAG gaCACTAATTTTTATCTTGCTGGAACAGAAGAGGGTCTTATTCACAAGTGTTCTTGTTCATACGATCAGCAGTTTCTGGAGACATACAAAGGACATAAG GGTCCTGTGTACAAAGTTGCTTGGAATCCGTTCAGCACTGACATGTTCCTAAGCTGCTCTGCGGACTGGACCATTATGTTATGGCACCAGAACTCACAGATGCCCATTTTAACTTTCAGTTCCACCACTACTGTTGTTCATGACATTATGTGGTCTCCAAAATCAGTCTTTATATTCGCAGCAGCgaatgaaagcagagcagaaatttGGGATCTCAGTGTCAGCAT CCTGGACCCTGTGATCACTCGCTTTGCCAACCCAGAAGCGAAATTCACATCTGTACTCTTTGCTAAGAACGCTGACTGCCTTCTAGTAGGAGACAGTAGAGGAGAAGTCAGTGTGTTTGAGCTGCAGAACCTGGCTGCCTCCAGCAGTACTAAG GTTGATGCCTTACGTGATGTAATCAGTCCCGCTCTAACTACTTAA